In Vigna angularis cultivar LongXiaoDou No.4 chromosome 8, ASM1680809v1, whole genome shotgun sequence, one DNA window encodes the following:
- the LOC108345937 gene encoding disease resistance protein TAO1 isoform X2, giving the protein MPVHEGVLKMEKEKGDISALRLYYYQFHIHHQIQAWFWRALISQPQSEYVLFMAVRSHSQEFTYDVFLNFRGSDTRYGFAGNLYKALDDRGIHTFIDDKKLRGGDELAPTLVKAIQESRIAITVLSITYASSSFCLDELVYILDRADEKKLLVLPVFYNVDPSFVRHQKGSFGEALAWHEERLKADNKERLNHHMEKLEKWKMALHQVANLSGFHYKYGEGYEYKFIGKIVEWVSSEINRAPLHVADYPVGLDSQVLKVMKLLDVGSSDGVLLIGIYGMGGVGKTSLASAVYNLIASHFDGSCFLQNVREKSRKHGLVHLQSIILSEMLGDKRIMFESEQQGISMIQHRLQHKRLLLILDDVDKHELLQTLVGRPDCFGPGSKVIITTRDKQLLASHHVQKTYKVKKLNKNHALQLLTWKVFKSEQVYPEYEEVLNRAVTYACGLPLALEVIGANLCGKSIQECKSVIDQYKRIPNNRIQETLKVSFDALQEEEKRVFLDISCCFKGYKLTEVEDILHAHHGACMKYHIGVLAEKSFIKIGQYDCVTLHDLVEDMGKEIVRQESPEEPGKRSRLWSPKDIIQVLEDNTKLRNLRVLNFDCCECLTQIPDAVSDLQNLEELSFQNCVNLVRVHNSVGLLEKLRILEASGCIKLRNFPPLKLTSLEKLELSHCSSLERFPEIIGKMENIRELRLLGTLIKGLPLSFQNLTRLKKLSLLFCGIVQLQSSIVMMPELTLIEAWGWEGWQWIKWEEDEEKDGSMVSSKVELLWAPKCNLRDDFFQIGFTRFAHVKDLDLSNNNFTQLPECIKECQFLKKLDVSCCKHLREIRGIPPKLKHFNATNCLSLTPSSISIFLNEDLHENRKTMLVLPGSRNPEWFNYLSYEPSSSFWIRNKFPGKVLCLFVAPKDGDISDYVKLMLVINDKVYVCFFDRLKFLKLGAEHTFLFDLRNLIFTNNLYEVPLENEWNHVKVIYFDSKAASMPIESGIHVFKQESSDEDIMFTDPYAKTRSASPSSIFDFGLNIDPAFETWDFFFGKSEP; this is encoded by the exons ATGCCTGTCCACGAAGGTGTCCTgaaaatggagaaagaaaaaggagataTTTCCGCGTTAAGACTTTACTATTATCAGTTTCATATTCATCATCAGATTCAAGCTTGGTTTTGGAGAGCCCTAATAAGTCAACCGCAATCGgagtatgttttgttcatggcTGTAAGATCGCACTCCCAAGAATTCACCTACGATGTGTTCCTCAACTTCAGAGGCTCAGACACACGCTATGGTTTTGCTGGCAATCTCTACAAAGCTCTGGATGACAGGGGAATCCACACTTTCATTGATGACAAGAAGCTTCGGGGTGGAGATGAACTAGCACCAACACTTGTGAAGGCAATTCAAGAGTCCAGGATTGCCATCACTGTGCTTTCTATCACCTatgcttcttcttcattttgtttAGATGAACTGGTTTACATCCTTGACCGTGCTGACGAAAAAAAGTTGCTGGTTTTGCCAGTTTTTTATAACGTGGATCCTTCTTTTGTGAGGCACCAAAAAGGAAGTTTTGGTGAAGCATTGGCTTGGCATGAGGAAAGGCTCAAAGCTGATAATAAGGAGAGGTTAAACCATCACATGGAGAAGTTGGAGAAATGGAAGATGGCTCTTCATCAAGTAGCTAACTTGTCTGGCTTTCATTACAAATATGG AGAAGGATATGAATACAAGTTTATTGGGAAGATTGTTGAGTGGGTCTCTAGTGAGATTAATCGTGCTCCTTTACATGTGGCGGATTACCCGGTTGGATTAGACTCACAAGTGTTAAAAGTAATGAAGCTTTTGGATGTAGGATCTAGTGATGGTGTCCTCTTGATAGGGATCTATGGAATGGGAGGGGTAGGGAAAACGTCACTTGCTTCAGCAGTTTATAATTTGATTGCTAGCCATTTTGATGGTTCCTGTTTTCTTCAAAATGTGAGAGAGAAATCACGCAAACACGGATTAGTACATCTTCAAAGCATCATTCTTTCCGAAATGCTTGGAGATAAGAGAATTATGTTTGAAAGTGAGCAACAAGGAATTTCAATGATACAACACAGGCTCCAACACAAGAGGCTTCTTTTGATTTTAGATGATGTTGACAAACATGAGCTGTTGCAGACACTTGTTGGAAGGCCTGACTGTTTTGGTCCTGGAAGCAAAGTCATCATCACCACTCGGGACAAACAACTGCTGGCATCTCATCATGTTCAAAAAACATATAAGGTgaagaaattaaataagaacCATGCTCTTCAATTGCTTACATGGAAAGTTTTCAAATCAGAACAAGTTTATCCAGAATACGAGGAGGTGCTTAATCGTGCAGTAACTTATGCTTGTGGCCTTCCATTGGCTTTGGAAGTAATAGGTGCCAACCTGTGTGGAAAAAGTATACAAGAATGCAAATCTGTCATAGATCAATATAAAAGAATTCCAAACAATCGAATCCAAGAGACTCTTAAAGTAAGCTTCGATGCTTTGcaggaagaagagaagagagtttTTCTTGACATTTCTTGTTGCTTCAAAGGATATAAATTAACCGAAGTTGAAGATATACTTCATGCTCATCATGGTGCTTGTATGAAATATCATATTGGCGTGTTGGCTGAAAAATCTTTCATAAAGATTGGTCAGTATGATTGTGTTACATTGCATGACTTGGTAGAGGACATGGGTAAGGAAATTGTCAGACAAGAGTCACCAGAAGAACCAGGGAAGCGCAGTAGGTTATGGTCACCAAAAGATATAATCCAAGTTTTGGAAGACAACACT AAGCTCAGGAATCTACGGGTTTTGAATTTTGACTGCTGTGAATGTTTAACTCAGATACCTGATGCCGTATCTGATCTCCAAAATTTGGAGGaactttcatttcaaaattgtgTAAATTTAGTTAGAGTTCATAATTCGGTTGGTTTGCTGGAGAAACTGAGGATATTGGAAGCTTCTGGTTGCATCAAGCTTAGGAATTTTCCACCCCTGAAGTTGACTTCTCTTGAAAAACTTGAACTTTCACATTGTTCTAGTCTTGAGAGGTTTCCAGAAATTATAGGAAAGATGGAAAACATAAGGGAACTTCGGTTGCTAGGAACTCTCATAAAAGGGTTGCCactttcatttcaaaatctaaCTCGGCTTAAAAAGTTGTCCCTGCTATTCTGTGGAATTGTTCAGTTACAAAGCAGCATTGTCATGATGCCAGAACTGACACTTATTGAGGCTTGGGGATGGGAAGGGTGGCAGTGGATAAAGTGGGAAGAGGACGAAGAAAAAGATGGCTCAATGGTATCTTCAAAAGTAGAATTGCTTTGGGCGCCAAAATGCAACCTGCGTgatgatttttttcaaataggTTTCACACGGTTTGCTCATGTGAAAGATTTAGACCTATCGAACAATAATTTCACACAGCTTCCTGAATGCATCAAAGAatgtcaatttttaaaaaagctTGACGTGAGTTGTTGCAAGCATCTTCGGGAAATCAGAGGAATCCCACCAAAGTTGAAACATTTCAACGCAACAAACTGTTTATCGCTGACACCCTCGAGTATAAGCATTTTCCTAAACgag GATCTGCATGAGAATCGAAAAACTATGTTAGTTTTGCCAGGATCTAGGAACCCTGAATGGTTCAATTACTTAAGTTATGAACCTTCAAGTTCTTTCTGGATTCGCAACAAATTCCCTGGCAAAGTTCTTTGTCTTTTTGTTGCACCGAAGGATGGAGACATTAGTGATTATGTTAAACTCATGTTGGTCATCAATGACAAAGTTTATGTATGTTTCTTTGATAGGCTCAAGTTCTTGAAGTTGGGAGCAGAACACACATTTCTTTTCGATCTacgaaatttaattttcaccaACAATCTGTATGAAGTGCCTTTAGAGAATGAATGGAACCATGTGAAggttatatattttgattcgAAAGCAGCCTCAATGCCTATAGAAAGCGGAATCCATGTATTCAAGCAGGAAAGTAGCGATGAAGATATTATGTTCACTGATCCTTATGCAAAGACCCGATCCGCTTCTCCATCTAGTATTTTTGACTTCGGTTTGAACATTGATCCGGCCTTTGAAACGTGGGATTTCTTCTTTGGAAAATCGGAGCCCTAG
- the LOC108345937 gene encoding TMV resistance protein N isoform X5 gives MEKLEKWKMALHQVANLSGFHYKYGEGYEYKFIGKIVEWVSSEINRAPLHVADYPVGLDSQVLKVMKLLDVGSSDGVLLIGIYGMGGVGKTSLASAVYNLIASHFDGSCFLQNVREKSRKHGLVHLQSIILSEMLGDKRIMFESEQQGISMIQHRLQHKRLLLILDDVDKHELLQTLVGRPDCFGPGSKVIITTRDKQLLASHHVQKTYKVKKLNKNHALQLLTWKVFKSEQVYPEYEEVLNRAVTYACGLPLALEVIGANLCGKSIQECKSVIDQYKRIPNNRIQETLKVSFDALQEEEKRVFLDISCCFKGYKLTEVEDILHAHHGACMKYHIGVLAEKSFIKIGQYDCVTLHDLVEDMGKEIVRQESPEEPGKRSRLWSPKDIIQVLEDNTGTSEIKIICLDFPLFEKKMVEWNGMAFQKMQNLKTLIIRNGIFSDDPKCFPNSLRVLEWWRYPSHCLPSYFQPKQLAICKLPHSLFMSFEMDGLSKKLRNLRVLNFDCCECLTQIPDAVSDLQNLEELSFQNCVNLVRVHNSVGLLEKLRILEASGCIKLRNFPPLKLTSLEKLELSHCSSLERFPEIIGKMENIRELRLLGTLIKGLPLSFQNLTRLKKLSLLFCGIVQLQSSIVMMPELTLIEAWGWEGWQWIKWEEDEEKDGSMVSSKVELLWAPKCNLRDDFFQIGFTRFAHVKDLDLSNNNFTQLPECIKECQFLKKLDVSCCKHLREIRGIPPKLKHFNATNCLSLTPSSISIFLNEDLHENRKTMLVLPGSRNPEWFNYLSYEPSSSFWIRNKFPGKVLCLFVAPKDGDISDYVKLMLVINDKVYVCFFDRLKFLKLGAEHTFLFDLRNLIFTNNLYEVPLENEWNHVKVIYFDSKAASMPIESGIHVFKQESSDEDIMFTDPYAKTRSASPSSIFDFGLNIDPAFETWDFFFGKSEP, from the exons ATGGAGAAGTTGGAGAAATGGAAGATGGCTCTTCATCAAGTAGCTAACTTGTCTGGCTTTCATTACAAATATGG AGAAGGATATGAATACAAGTTTATTGGGAAGATTGTTGAGTGGGTCTCTAGTGAGATTAATCGTGCTCCTTTACATGTGGCGGATTACCCGGTTGGATTAGACTCACAAGTGTTAAAAGTAATGAAGCTTTTGGATGTAGGATCTAGTGATGGTGTCCTCTTGATAGGGATCTATGGAATGGGAGGGGTAGGGAAAACGTCACTTGCTTCAGCAGTTTATAATTTGATTGCTAGCCATTTTGATGGTTCCTGTTTTCTTCAAAATGTGAGAGAGAAATCACGCAAACACGGATTAGTACATCTTCAAAGCATCATTCTTTCCGAAATGCTTGGAGATAAGAGAATTATGTTTGAAAGTGAGCAACAAGGAATTTCAATGATACAACACAGGCTCCAACACAAGAGGCTTCTTTTGATTTTAGATGATGTTGACAAACATGAGCTGTTGCAGACACTTGTTGGAAGGCCTGACTGTTTTGGTCCTGGAAGCAAAGTCATCATCACCACTCGGGACAAACAACTGCTGGCATCTCATCATGTTCAAAAAACATATAAGGTgaagaaattaaataagaacCATGCTCTTCAATTGCTTACATGGAAAGTTTTCAAATCAGAACAAGTTTATCCAGAATACGAGGAGGTGCTTAATCGTGCAGTAACTTATGCTTGTGGCCTTCCATTGGCTTTGGAAGTAATAGGTGCCAACCTGTGTGGAAAAAGTATACAAGAATGCAAATCTGTCATAGATCAATATAAAAGAATTCCAAACAATCGAATCCAAGAGACTCTTAAAGTAAGCTTCGATGCTTTGcaggaagaagagaagagagtttTTCTTGACATTTCTTGTTGCTTCAAAGGATATAAATTAACCGAAGTTGAAGATATACTTCATGCTCATCATGGTGCTTGTATGAAATATCATATTGGCGTGTTGGCTGAAAAATCTTTCATAAAGATTGGTCAGTATGATTGTGTTACATTGCATGACTTGGTAGAGGACATGGGTAAGGAAATTGTCAGACAAGAGTCACCAGAAGAACCAGGGAAGCGCAGTAGGTTATGGTCACCAAAAGATATAATCCAAGTTTTGGAAGACAACACT GGAACAAgtgaaattaaaatcatatgtCTGGATTTCCCCttgtttgaaaagaaaatggtAGAATGGAATGGGATGGCTTTCCAGAAGATGCAAAACCTCAAAACACTTATTATTAGAAATGGAATTTTTTCTGATGATCCCAAATGTTTTCCAAATAGTTTGAGAGTGTTGGAATGGTGGAGATATCCTTCACATTGTTTACCATCTTATTTTCAACCAAAACAGCTTGCAATATGCAAGTTACCCCATAGTCTCTTTATGTCATTTGAGATGGATGGATTAAGCAAG AAGCTCAGGAATCTACGGGTTTTGAATTTTGACTGCTGTGAATGTTTAACTCAGATACCTGATGCCGTATCTGATCTCCAAAATTTGGAGGaactttcatttcaaaattgtgTAAATTTAGTTAGAGTTCATAATTCGGTTGGTTTGCTGGAGAAACTGAGGATATTGGAAGCTTCTGGTTGCATCAAGCTTAGGAATTTTCCACCCCTGAAGTTGACTTCTCTTGAAAAACTTGAACTTTCACATTGTTCTAGTCTTGAGAGGTTTCCAGAAATTATAGGAAAGATGGAAAACATAAGGGAACTTCGGTTGCTAGGAACTCTCATAAAAGGGTTGCCactttcatttcaaaatctaaCTCGGCTTAAAAAGTTGTCCCTGCTATTCTGTGGAATTGTTCAGTTACAAAGCAGCATTGTCATGATGCCAGAACTGACACTTATTGAGGCTTGGGGATGGGAAGGGTGGCAGTGGATAAAGTGGGAAGAGGACGAAGAAAAAGATGGCTCAATGGTATCTTCAAAAGTAGAATTGCTTTGGGCGCCAAAATGCAACCTGCGTgatgatttttttcaaataggTTTCACACGGTTTGCTCATGTGAAAGATTTAGACCTATCGAACAATAATTTCACACAGCTTCCTGAATGCATCAAAGAatgtcaatttttaaaaaagctTGACGTGAGTTGTTGCAAGCATCTTCGGGAAATCAGAGGAATCCCACCAAAGTTGAAACATTTCAACGCAACAAACTGTTTATCGCTGACACCCTCGAGTATAAGCATTTTCCTAAACgag GATCTGCATGAGAATCGAAAAACTATGTTAGTTTTGCCAGGATCTAGGAACCCTGAATGGTTCAATTACTTAAGTTATGAACCTTCAAGTTCTTTCTGGATTCGCAACAAATTCCCTGGCAAAGTTCTTTGTCTTTTTGTTGCACCGAAGGATGGAGACATTAGTGATTATGTTAAACTCATGTTGGTCATCAATGACAAAGTTTATGTATGTTTCTTTGATAGGCTCAAGTTCTTGAAGTTGGGAGCAGAACACACATTTCTTTTCGATCTacgaaatttaattttcaccaACAATCTGTATGAAGTGCCTTTAGAGAATGAATGGAACCATGTGAAggttatatattttgattcgAAAGCAGCCTCAATGCCTATAGAAAGCGGAATCCATGTATTCAAGCAGGAAAGTAGCGATGAAGATATTATGTTCACTGATCCTTATGCAAAGACCCGATCCGCTTCTCCATCTAGTATTTTTGACTTCGGTTTGAACATTGATCCGGCCTTTGAAACGTGGGATTTCTTCTTTGGAAAATCGGAGCCCTAG
- the LOC108345937 gene encoding TMV resistance protein N isoform X1, which yields MPVHEGVLKMEKEKGDISALRLYYYQFHIHHQIQAWFWRALISQPQSEYVLFMAVRSHSQEFTYDVFLNFRGSDTRYGFAGNLYKALDDRGIHTFIDDKKLRGGDELAPTLVKAIQESRIAITVLSITYASSSFCLDELVYILDRADEKKLLVLPVFYNVDPSFVRHQKGSFGEALAWHEERLKADNKERLNHHMEKLEKWKMALHQVANLSGFHYKYGEGYEYKFIGKIVEWVSSEINRAPLHVADYPVGLDSQVLKVMKLLDVGSSDGVLLIGIYGMGGVGKTSLASAVYNLIASHFDGSCFLQNVREKSRKHGLVHLQSIILSEMLGDKRIMFESEQQGISMIQHRLQHKRLLLILDDVDKHELLQTLVGRPDCFGPGSKVIITTRDKQLLASHHVQKTYKVKKLNKNHALQLLTWKVFKSEQVYPEYEEVLNRAVTYACGLPLALEVIGANLCGKSIQECKSVIDQYKRIPNNRIQETLKVSFDALQEEEKRVFLDISCCFKGYKLTEVEDILHAHHGACMKYHIGVLAEKSFIKIGQYDCVTLHDLVEDMGKEIVRQESPEEPGKRSRLWSPKDIIQVLEDNTGTSEIKIICLDFPLFEKKMVEWNGMAFQKMQNLKTLIIRNGIFSDDPKCFPNSLRVLEWWRYPSHCLPSYFQPKQLAICKLPHSLFMSFEMDGLSKKLRNLRVLNFDCCECLTQIPDAVSDLQNLEELSFQNCVNLVRVHNSVGLLEKLRILEASGCIKLRNFPPLKLTSLEKLELSHCSSLERFPEIIGKMENIRELRLLGTLIKGLPLSFQNLTRLKKLSLLFCGIVQLQSSIVMMPELTLIEAWGWEGWQWIKWEEDEEKDGSMVSSKVELLWAPKCNLRDDFFQIGFTRFAHVKDLDLSNNNFTQLPECIKECQFLKKLDVSCCKHLREIRGIPPKLKHFNATNCLSLTPSSISIFLNEDLHENRKTMLVLPGSRNPEWFNYLSYEPSSSFWIRNKFPGKVLCLFVAPKDGDISDYVKLMLVINDKVYVCFFDRLKFLKLGAEHTFLFDLRNLIFTNNLYEVPLENEWNHVKVIYFDSKAASMPIESGIHVFKQESSDEDIMFTDPYAKTRSASPSSIFDFGLNIDPAFETWDFFFGKSEP from the exons ATGCCTGTCCACGAAGGTGTCCTgaaaatggagaaagaaaaaggagataTTTCCGCGTTAAGACTTTACTATTATCAGTTTCATATTCATCATCAGATTCAAGCTTGGTTTTGGAGAGCCCTAATAAGTCAACCGCAATCGgagtatgttttgttcatggcTGTAAGATCGCACTCCCAAGAATTCACCTACGATGTGTTCCTCAACTTCAGAGGCTCAGACACACGCTATGGTTTTGCTGGCAATCTCTACAAAGCTCTGGATGACAGGGGAATCCACACTTTCATTGATGACAAGAAGCTTCGGGGTGGAGATGAACTAGCACCAACACTTGTGAAGGCAATTCAAGAGTCCAGGATTGCCATCACTGTGCTTTCTATCACCTatgcttcttcttcattttgtttAGATGAACTGGTTTACATCCTTGACCGTGCTGACGAAAAAAAGTTGCTGGTTTTGCCAGTTTTTTATAACGTGGATCCTTCTTTTGTGAGGCACCAAAAAGGAAGTTTTGGTGAAGCATTGGCTTGGCATGAGGAAAGGCTCAAAGCTGATAATAAGGAGAGGTTAAACCATCACATGGAGAAGTTGGAGAAATGGAAGATGGCTCTTCATCAAGTAGCTAACTTGTCTGGCTTTCATTACAAATATGG AGAAGGATATGAATACAAGTTTATTGGGAAGATTGTTGAGTGGGTCTCTAGTGAGATTAATCGTGCTCCTTTACATGTGGCGGATTACCCGGTTGGATTAGACTCACAAGTGTTAAAAGTAATGAAGCTTTTGGATGTAGGATCTAGTGATGGTGTCCTCTTGATAGGGATCTATGGAATGGGAGGGGTAGGGAAAACGTCACTTGCTTCAGCAGTTTATAATTTGATTGCTAGCCATTTTGATGGTTCCTGTTTTCTTCAAAATGTGAGAGAGAAATCACGCAAACACGGATTAGTACATCTTCAAAGCATCATTCTTTCCGAAATGCTTGGAGATAAGAGAATTATGTTTGAAAGTGAGCAACAAGGAATTTCAATGATACAACACAGGCTCCAACACAAGAGGCTTCTTTTGATTTTAGATGATGTTGACAAACATGAGCTGTTGCAGACACTTGTTGGAAGGCCTGACTGTTTTGGTCCTGGAAGCAAAGTCATCATCACCACTCGGGACAAACAACTGCTGGCATCTCATCATGTTCAAAAAACATATAAGGTgaagaaattaaataagaacCATGCTCTTCAATTGCTTACATGGAAAGTTTTCAAATCAGAACAAGTTTATCCAGAATACGAGGAGGTGCTTAATCGTGCAGTAACTTATGCTTGTGGCCTTCCATTGGCTTTGGAAGTAATAGGTGCCAACCTGTGTGGAAAAAGTATACAAGAATGCAAATCTGTCATAGATCAATATAAAAGAATTCCAAACAATCGAATCCAAGAGACTCTTAAAGTAAGCTTCGATGCTTTGcaggaagaagagaagagagtttTTCTTGACATTTCTTGTTGCTTCAAAGGATATAAATTAACCGAAGTTGAAGATATACTTCATGCTCATCATGGTGCTTGTATGAAATATCATATTGGCGTGTTGGCTGAAAAATCTTTCATAAAGATTGGTCAGTATGATTGTGTTACATTGCATGACTTGGTAGAGGACATGGGTAAGGAAATTGTCAGACAAGAGTCACCAGAAGAACCAGGGAAGCGCAGTAGGTTATGGTCACCAAAAGATATAATCCAAGTTTTGGAAGACAACACT GGAACAAgtgaaattaaaatcatatgtCTGGATTTCCCCttgtttgaaaagaaaatggtAGAATGGAATGGGATGGCTTTCCAGAAGATGCAAAACCTCAAAACACTTATTATTAGAAATGGAATTTTTTCTGATGATCCCAAATGTTTTCCAAATAGTTTGAGAGTGTTGGAATGGTGGAGATATCCTTCACATTGTTTACCATCTTATTTTCAACCAAAACAGCTTGCAATATGCAAGTTACCCCATAGTCTCTTTATGTCATTTGAGATGGATGGATTAAGCAAG AAGCTCAGGAATCTACGGGTTTTGAATTTTGACTGCTGTGAATGTTTAACTCAGATACCTGATGCCGTATCTGATCTCCAAAATTTGGAGGaactttcatttcaaaattgtgTAAATTTAGTTAGAGTTCATAATTCGGTTGGTTTGCTGGAGAAACTGAGGATATTGGAAGCTTCTGGTTGCATCAAGCTTAGGAATTTTCCACCCCTGAAGTTGACTTCTCTTGAAAAACTTGAACTTTCACATTGTTCTAGTCTTGAGAGGTTTCCAGAAATTATAGGAAAGATGGAAAACATAAGGGAACTTCGGTTGCTAGGAACTCTCATAAAAGGGTTGCCactttcatttcaaaatctaaCTCGGCTTAAAAAGTTGTCCCTGCTATTCTGTGGAATTGTTCAGTTACAAAGCAGCATTGTCATGATGCCAGAACTGACACTTATTGAGGCTTGGGGATGGGAAGGGTGGCAGTGGATAAAGTGGGAAGAGGACGAAGAAAAAGATGGCTCAATGGTATCTTCAAAAGTAGAATTGCTTTGGGCGCCAAAATGCAACCTGCGTgatgatttttttcaaataggTTTCACACGGTTTGCTCATGTGAAAGATTTAGACCTATCGAACAATAATTTCACACAGCTTCCTGAATGCATCAAAGAatgtcaatttttaaaaaagctTGACGTGAGTTGTTGCAAGCATCTTCGGGAAATCAGAGGAATCCCACCAAAGTTGAAACATTTCAACGCAACAAACTGTTTATCGCTGACACCCTCGAGTATAAGCATTTTCCTAAACgag GATCTGCATGAGAATCGAAAAACTATGTTAGTTTTGCCAGGATCTAGGAACCCTGAATGGTTCAATTACTTAAGTTATGAACCTTCAAGTTCTTTCTGGATTCGCAACAAATTCCCTGGCAAAGTTCTTTGTCTTTTTGTTGCACCGAAGGATGGAGACATTAGTGATTATGTTAAACTCATGTTGGTCATCAATGACAAAGTTTATGTATGTTTCTTTGATAGGCTCAAGTTCTTGAAGTTGGGAGCAGAACACACATTTCTTTTCGATCTacgaaatttaattttcaccaACAATCTGTATGAAGTGCCTTTAGAGAATGAATGGAACCATGTGAAggttatatattttgattcgAAAGCAGCCTCAATGCCTATAGAAAGCGGAATCCATGTATTCAAGCAGGAAAGTAGCGATGAAGATATTATGTTCACTGATCCTTATGCAAAGACCCGATCCGCTTCTCCATCTAGTATTTTTGACTTCGGTTTGAACATTGATCCGGCCTTTGAAACGTGGGATTTCTTCTTTGGAAAATCGGAGCCCTAG